Proteins co-encoded in one Halorussus salinus genomic window:
- a CDS encoding RNase P subunit p30 family protein, giving the protein MPRYEGVHAHPDGDSTAARFAATAARYGFDGVVVRNHSDSTLDWDETDPERIAAEYDVDVVDAIEIRAENPDVASGHVGNYRPKYTVLALHGGTNALNRFAVESDRVDVLAHPMRGRGDFNHVLAKAAAEHGTRVEFDLSRVLRDDGGPRVQALQDLRKLREIVTQYDAPYVVSANPTSHLQLRTPRELVAVGEAIGFSEEQIRRGLAEWAEVAKRNRERTSDEFIAPGVKRGRYEEDD; this is encoded by the coding sequence ATGCCACGCTACGAGGGCGTCCACGCCCACCCCGACGGCGACAGCACCGCGGCGCGCTTCGCGGCCACCGCCGCGCGGTACGGCTTCGACGGCGTGGTCGTGCGCAACCACAGCGACTCGACGCTCGACTGGGACGAGACCGACCCCGAGCGCATCGCCGCGGAGTACGACGTGGACGTGGTGGACGCCATCGAAATCCGGGCCGAGAACCCCGACGTGGCGTCGGGCCACGTCGGCAACTACCGACCGAAGTACACCGTGCTGGCCCTCCACGGCGGGACGAACGCGCTGAACCGGTTCGCGGTCGAGTCCGACCGCGTGGACGTGCTGGCCCACCCCATGCGCGGTCGGGGCGACTTCAACCACGTGCTGGCGAAGGCCGCGGCCGAACACGGGACGCGCGTGGAGTTCGACCTCTCGCGAGTGCTTCGGGACGACGGCGGGCCGCGCGTCCAAGCGTTGCAGGACCTGCGAAAGCTCCGGGAAATCGTCACCCAGTACGACGCGCCGTACGTCGTCAGCGCGAACCCGACGAGTCACCTCCAGTTGCGGACTCCTCGGGAGTTAGTCGCGGTGGGCGAGGCAATCGGCTTCTCCGAGGAGCAGATTCGGCGGGGACTCGCGGAGTGGGCCGAGGTCGCCAAGCGCAACCGCGAGCGCACGTCCGACGAGTTCATTGCACCGGGCGTCAAACGCGGCAGGTATGAAGAAGACGATTGA
- a CDS encoding ABC transporter permease, with product MLRASVVERFAIAVAATLLALFLGSVVVAAAGYDAVEFVSSLAYGAFGSSSNVAFTLRQSTMLVLAGVAVAVAFRAGVFNIGVQGQFVVGGFATAVTVLFLAPMLPEGAVGGVLLVGLGTLAAILSGGAYAALPGLMKAYADANEVITTIMLNFIASGVVFFLVDRYLRPAGASAPNTETFPEYVSLPSVVFDSPSFSVVGLGVALATVLVVYVVMARTGFGYDLVTSGHQEPAAAYSGVDPKRNVVATMTFSGMVAGLAGAMFTVMILGYYSDPSTFPRFGFDAIAVSLLAANNPLGVVPAGILFGGLDAGGQYIGFTLDVPPELVDGVVGLVVLFVATPELFRMAARRTGLGGDSR from the coding sequence ATGCTCCGCGCGTCGGTGGTCGAGCGGTTCGCTATCGCGGTGGCCGCGACCCTGCTGGCGCTGTTTCTCGGGTCGGTCGTCGTCGCCGCCGCCGGGTACGACGCCGTGGAGTTCGTCTCGTCGCTGGCCTACGGCGCGTTCGGAAGCTCCTCGAACGTCGCGTTCACCCTGCGCCAGTCCACGATGCTCGTCCTCGCGGGCGTGGCGGTCGCCGTCGCGTTCCGGGCGGGCGTGTTCAACATCGGCGTGCAGGGCCAGTTCGTCGTCGGCGGGTTCGCCACCGCGGTCACGGTGCTGTTCCTCGCGCCGATGCTCCCGGAGGGCGCGGTCGGGGGCGTCCTGCTCGTCGGACTGGGCACGCTCGCGGCGATTCTGTCCGGCGGGGCGTACGCGGCGCTCCCCGGCCTGATGAAGGCCTACGCCGACGCCAACGAGGTCATCACGACCATCATGCTCAACTTCATCGCGTCGGGCGTGGTCTTCTTCCTCGTGGACCGCTATCTCAGGCCAGCGGGCGCGTCCGCGCCCAACACCGAGACGTTCCCGGAGTACGTCTCGCTCCCCTCGGTCGTGTTCGACAGCCCCTCGTTCTCGGTCGTCGGTCTCGGCGTGGCGCTGGCGACGGTCCTCGTCGTCTACGTCGTGATGGCCCGCACCGGGTTCGGCTACGACCTCGTGACCAGCGGCCATCAGGAACCCGCGGCGGCCTACTCCGGCGTGGACCCGAAGCGCAACGTCGTCGCCACGATGACGTTCTCCGGGATGGTGGCCGGACTCGCGGGCGCGATGTTCACCGTCATGATTCTGGGCTACTACAGCGACCCCTCGACGTTCCCGCGGTTCGGCTTCGACGCCATCGCGGTGAGCCTCCTCGCGGCGAACAACCCGCTCGGCGTCGTCCCCGCGGGCATCCTGTTCGGCGGCCTCGACGCCGGGGGCCAGTACATCGGCTTCACGCTCGACGTGCCGCCGGAACTGGTGGACGGCGTGGTCGGTCTCGTCGTCCTGTTCGTGGCCACCCCGGAGCTGTTTCGGATGGCCGCGCGCCGGACCGGACTCGGGGGCGATAGCCGATGA
- a CDS encoding ABC transporter permease, which yields MSVADYAARNRLRIGAGAVALVALALLAALFDLPVADLLTVGTAERALRAATPIALAAIGGLYAEKSGVFNIGLEGFMIFGALTAAAGAWISAGSESVGQADLWLGIVVAVAVCTLLTLLFAVLTIRYEADQIVAGLAVWFVGLGFGPFTATVLWGGVSSPTLPNIDNVTVPVLAEIPVVGPILFDASPLVLFTVLLAVAAWVVLYRTKWGYWVQAAGENPEALDTAGVDVNRVRYAAVVFSGALAGLGGAVLAIGIGSGFTGTGVTMVDGRGWIAIVAYLFGNYNPLGAFGASLLFGATDMLQVQFQTVGISLPGSIVGLFPYVAVLVVLNLVGYTRVPSAVGEPYDTEE from the coding sequence GTGAGCGTCGCGGACTACGCCGCGCGCAACCGGCTCAGAATCGGGGCCGGTGCGGTCGCGCTCGTCGCGCTGGCGCTCCTCGCCGCGCTGTTCGACCTGCCGGTCGCCGACCTGCTGACGGTCGGGACCGCCGAGCGCGCGCTCCGGGCCGCGACGCCAATCGCGCTGGCGGCCATCGGCGGTCTCTACGCCGAGAAGAGCGGCGTCTTCAACATCGGACTGGAGGGGTTCATGATATTCGGCGCGCTCACGGCCGCGGCCGGAGCGTGGATTTCGGCCGGGAGCGAGTCGGTCGGACAGGCCGACCTCTGGCTCGGTATCGTCGTCGCGGTCGCGGTCTGTACGCTCCTGACGTTGCTCTTCGCCGTGTTGACCATCCGGTACGAGGCCGACCAAATCGTCGCCGGACTCGCGGTCTGGTTCGTCGGGTTGGGGTTCGGTCCGTTCACCGCGACGGTCCTCTGGGGCGGCGTCTCCAGTCCGACGCTTCCGAACATCGACAACGTGACCGTGCCGGTGCTGGCGGAGATACCGGTCGTCGGCCCCATTTTGTTCGACGCCTCGCCGCTGGTGCTTTTCACGGTTCTCCTCGCCGTCGCGGCGTGGGTCGTCCTCTACCGCACCAAATGGGGCTACTGGGTGCAGGCCGCGGGCGAGAATCCGGAAGCACTCGACACCGCGGGCGTGGACGTGAACCGCGTGCGCTACGCCGCGGTCGTCTTCTCGGGCGCGCTGGCAGGGTTGGGCGGCGCGGTCCTCGCCATCGGCATCGGGAGCGGGTTCACCGGGACCGGCGTGACGATGGTGGACGGCCGGGGCTGGATAGCCATCGTGGCGTACCTCTTCGGCAACTACAACCCGCTGGGCGCGTTCGGCGCGTCGCTACTGTTCGGCGCGACCGACATGCTACAGGTCCAGTTCCAGACGGTCGGCATCTCGCTTCCGGGGAGTATCGTTGGCCTGTTCCCCTACGTCGCGGTGCTGGTCGTGCTGAATCTGGTCGGGTACACGCGTGTTCCGTCGGCGGTCGGGGAACCGTACGACACCGAGGAGTGA
- a CDS encoding ABC transporter ATP-binding protein, producing the protein MSDTGVPAVRLDGITKRFGDVVANDAVDLSLDAGSVHALVGENGAGKTTLMSVLYGLYDPDAGDIFVDGQRREFDSPRDAIDAGVGMIHQHFQLVDNMTVVQNVVLGHEPTENGLVDEESARSDIEDICETYGFDVDRYLDTPVEQLGVGVQQRVEIVKSLYRGADVLVLDEPTAVLTPQEVEGLFEVMAELTDRGRSLIFITHKLDEALEAADDITVLRDGKAVGTVAAAETSREELARMMVGRDVLFDYPERETVPGDVTLSVEELRVRDDRDLEQVGGVDLTVREGEILGIAGVEGNGQTELVEALTGLREVEEGTVTFAGGDITETSRRQRIESGITYVPEDRQDEGLVQDYDLVRNALLGNQTVEPYVRRGFIDWGSVRDHAETIVREYDVQPPNADAEAASLSGGNQQKFVVGREIEHDPDLLVASHPTRGVDVGSIEFVHERLLEMRDAGTAVLFVSSKLDEIRKLSDRIAVMYEGEFVDVVDPDDVTEEQLGLLMAGRSVEDESNSSSADEDPESPTEEVSNRE; encoded by the coding sequence ATGAGCGACACAGGAGTACCCGCCGTCCGACTCGACGGTATCACCAAGCGATTCGGCGACGTGGTGGCCAACGACGCCGTGGACCTCTCGCTCGACGCCGGGTCGGTCCACGCGCTCGTCGGCGAGAACGGCGCGGGCAAGACCACCCTGATGAGCGTCCTCTACGGCCTCTACGACCCCGACGCGGGCGACATCTTCGTGGACGGCCAGCGCCGCGAGTTCGACTCTCCTCGGGACGCCATCGACGCCGGGGTCGGGATGATTCACCAGCACTTCCAGTTGGTGGACAACATGACCGTCGTCCAGAACGTCGTGTTGGGCCACGAGCCGACCGAGAACGGACTCGTGGACGAGGAGAGCGCCCGGTCCGACATCGAGGACATCTGCGAGACCTACGGGTTCGACGTGGACCGGTACCTCGACACGCCGGTCGAGCAGTTAGGGGTCGGCGTGCAACAGCGCGTCGAAATCGTCAAGAGCCTCTATCGAGGCGCGGACGTGCTGGTCCTCGATGAACCGACCGCGGTGTTGACGCCCCAAGAGGTCGAAGGACTCTTCGAGGTGATGGCGGAACTCACCGACCGCGGGCGGTCGCTCATCTTCATCACGCACAAGCTGGACGAGGCCCTCGAAGCGGCCGACGACATCACCGTCCTGCGCGACGGGAAGGCGGTCGGCACCGTCGCGGCCGCCGAGACCTCCCGCGAGGAGTTGGCCCGGATGATGGTCGGCCGGGACGTGCTGTTCGACTACCCCGAGCGCGAGACCGTGCCCGGCGACGTGACCCTCTCCGTCGAGGAGTTGCGGGTCCGGGACGACCGGGACCTCGAACAGGTCGGCGGCGTGGACCTGACCGTCCGCGAGGGTGAAATCCTCGGCATCGCGGGCGTCGAGGGGAACGGCCAGACCGAACTCGTGGAGGCGCTGACCGGCCTGCGCGAGGTCGAGGAGGGCACCGTCACCTTCGCGGGCGGGGATATCACCGAGACCAGTCGCCGCCAGCGCATCGAGTCGGGCATCACCTACGTCCCGGAGGACCGCCAAGACGAGGGGCTGGTGCAGGACTACGACCTCGTGCGCAACGCCCTGCTGGGCAACCAGACCGTCGAACCCTACGTCCGTCGGGGATTCATCGACTGGGGGTCGGTCCGGGACCACGCCGAGACCATCGTCCGGGAGTACGACGTGCAACCGCCGAACGCCGACGCGGAGGCGGCGTCGCTGTCGGGAGGGAACCAGCAGAAGTTCGTCGTCGGCCGGGAAATCGAACACGACCCGGACCTGCTGGTCGCCTCCCACCCGACCCGCGGCGTGGACGTGGGGAGCATCGAGTTCGTCCACGAGCGCCTGCTGGAGATGCGCGACGCGGGCACCGCGGTCCTGTTCGTCTCGTCGAAACTCGACGAGATTCGGAAGCTCTCGGACCGCATCGCGGTCATGTACGAAGGGGAGTTCGTGGACGTGGTGGACCCCGACGACGTGACCGAGGAGCAACTCGGCCTGTTGATGGCTGGCCGTTCCGTCGAGGACGAGAGTAACAGCTCCTCGGCCGACGAGGACCCGGAATCCCCGACCGAGGAGGTGTCGAACCGTGAGTAG
- a CDS encoding class I SAM-dependent methyltransferase: protein MKKTIEEHASRFDDVAGEYDDSQNDTEEYRACVSLVVDHASPGPDDTVADLGTGTGAIALALADDAGEVVGRDISEGMMEEAREKAEAEGIENVAFGEGRFREPNVEAADIVVSNFAMHHLSDDEKVEAVEAIAELGPRKFVLGDVMFFGEPNPDEPFYSPEVDDPSTVGHLADALTEAGFALTAVEKVHEQVGVLVAERGDGE, encoded by the coding sequence ATGAAGAAGACGATTGAGGAACACGCCTCCCGGTTCGACGACGTAGCGGGCGAGTACGACGACAGCCAGAACGACACCGAGGAGTACCGCGCTTGCGTTTCCCTCGTCGTGGACCACGCCAGTCCCGGTCCCGACGACACCGTGGCGGACCTCGGCACCGGCACCGGGGCCATCGCGCTGGCGCTCGCCGACGACGCGGGCGAGGTCGTCGGCCGCGACATCAGCGAGGGGATGATGGAGGAGGCCCGCGAGAAAGCCGAAGCGGAGGGCATCGAGAACGTCGCGTTCGGCGAGGGTCGGTTCCGCGAACCGAACGTCGAGGCGGCAGATATCGTCGTGTCGAACTTCGCGATGCACCACCTCAGCGACGACGAGAAGGTCGAGGCGGTAGAAGCGATTGCGGAACTGGGACCGCGGAAGTTCGTCCTCGGCGACGTGATGTTCTTCGGCGAGCCGAACCCCGACGAGCCGTTCTACAGCCCCGAAGTGGACGACCCCTCGACGGTTGGCCATCTGGCGGACGCGCTGACCGAGGCCGGGTTCGCGCTGACCGCGGTGGAGAAGGTCCACGAGCAGGTCGGCGTGCTGGTGGCCGAGCGCGGGGACGGGGAGTAA